The Candidatus Zixiibacteriota bacterium genome has a segment encoding these proteins:
- a CDS encoding biotin transporter BioY, with amino-acid sequence MQISVPGTAYSLIQPKSRWMEVPLLLGFNLLLVACAYISISLPFSPVPITGQTFGVLLIAMALGRVRGTVVVLAYLLEGAAGLPVFAGGSAGIGVIAGPTGGYLLGFVTAAWTVGYLADHAWDRTVIRSVFAMSIGTAIIFICGLAWLARFVPGDALLTAGLTPFIPGALVKVALASVLLPAVWRFVRTDH; translated from the coding sequence ATGCAGATTTCCGTACCCGGTACCGCATATTCGCTCATTCAGCCCAAATCCCGGTGGATGGAAGTTCCTCTCCTGCTCGGGTTTAACCTCCTGCTGGTTGCGTGCGCGTACATCTCGATTTCCCTTCCGTTTTCGCCCGTGCCGATTACGGGACAGACGTTCGGAGTGCTTTTGATCGCGATGGCACTCGGCAGAGTGCGAGGTACGGTCGTGGTGCTGGCGTATCTGCTGGAAGGGGCCGCGGGACTGCCCGTGTTTGCGGGCGGCAGCGCCGGTATCGGCGTGATTGCAGGACCGACAGGCGGATACCTGCTTGGTTTCGTGACCGCAGCCTGGACGGTTGGCTATCTGGCCGACCATGCCTGGGACCGGACGGTCATTCGTTCGGTTTTTGCGATGTCAATCGGAACCGCGATCATTTTCATATGCGGGCTGGCCTGGCTTGCGCGCTTTGTGCCGGGCGACGCTCTGCTGACGGCCGGGCTGACGCCGTTTATTCCCGGAGCGCTGGTGAAAGTCGCACTCGCGTCGGTCCTGCTGCCGGCGGTCTGGCGGTTCGTCCGCACTGATCATTAG
- a CDS encoding branched-chain amino acid transaminase yields MSIPQTEYIWMNGEFVKWADARIHVLSHVVHYGSSVFEGMRVYKGPDGPRAFRLGEHTERLFNSAKIYRMKIPFTPDQIDRAILDLVAMNRLEACYVRPVVYRGYDTLGVDPAKCPIEVAIAAWPWGKYLGDEALEKGVSVCFSSWNRMAPNTLPAMAKTGANYMNSQLIKMEALNHGYVEGIALDVSGHVSEGSGENIFLVRKGALITPTFTASILPGITRSSVMRLAEDMGLKVIEQNVPREAVYLADEVFFTGSAAEITPISFVDNIQIGEGKAGPITRRLQEAFFDIIEGRVDDRYGWLTPIPKPSKVTAR; encoded by the coding sequence ATGTCTATTCCGCAGACCGAATACATCTGGATGAACGGCGAATTCGTCAAGTGGGCCGACGCCAGAATTCATGTTCTTTCCCATGTCGTGCATTACGGATCATCGGTGTTCGAGGGCATGCGTGTATACAAAGGCCCCGACGGTCCGCGCGCGTTCCGGCTCGGCGAGCACACCGAGCGGTTGTTCAATTCCGCCAAGATCTATCGCATGAAGATCCCCTTTACACCCGACCAGATCGATCGGGCGATACTGGATCTGGTGGCGATGAACAGGCTCGAGGCGTGTTACGTGAGACCGGTGGTGTACCGCGGGTACGATACGCTGGGGGTGGATCCGGCGAAGTGCCCGATTGAGGTGGCGATTGCGGCCTGGCCGTGGGGGAAGTATCTCGGCGACGAGGCCCTGGAGAAAGGCGTTTCCGTTTGTTTCTCGTCGTGGAACCGGATGGCCCCGAACACTCTTCCGGCGATGGCAAAGACCGGCGCCAACTACATGAACAGCCAGTTGATCAAGATGGAAGCGCTGAATCACGGTTATGTCGAGGGGATCGCGCTCGATGTTTCCGGGCATGTTTCCGAAGGCTCCGGCGAGAACATCTTTCTCGTGCGCAAGGGCGCGCTGATCACGCCGACCTTTACGGCCTCGATCCTTCCGGGTATCACCCGGAGTTCGGTCATGCGGCTGGCCGAGGACATGGGGTTGAAGGTGATCGAACAAAACGTTCCCCGTGAAGCGGTGTATCTGGCCGATGAGGTGTTTTTCACCGGCTCCGCCGCGGAGATTACGCCGATCTCGTTCGTCGACAACATCCAGATCGGCGAAGGGAAGGCGGGGCCGATTACGCGGCGTCTCCAGGAGGCGTTTTTCGATATTATCGAGGGACGAGTCGACGACCGGTACGGGTGGCTGACTCCGATCCCCAAACCGAGTAAGGTAACGGCACGATGA
- the rpiB gene encoding ribose 5-phosphate isomerase B, translating to MRVAVGADHKGVEVKEKVKQILVSLGHEVTDFGTDGTESVDYPDFGLKVAHAVADHTVDRGINICWTGNGMNMAANKVKGVRSGLVIEPEMAYLTRRHNDANVMSLAAKYSQLDKLDEIVRLFLETEFEGGRHVARLDKIKAAEREGC from the coding sequence ATGAGAGTTGCGGTCGGCGCCGACCACAAAGGGGTGGAGGTCAAGGAGAAGGTCAAACAGATCCTCGTGTCTCTGGGGCACGAGGTGACCGATTTTGGCACCGACGGCACGGAGTCGGTCGACTATCCCGATTTCGGACTCAAGGTCGCTCATGCAGTCGCGGATCACACGGTCGATCGCGGAATCAATATTTGCTGGACCGGCAACGGCATGAACATGGCCGCCAACAAAGTCAAAGGCGTGCGCTCCGGCCTGGTGATCGAACCGGAGATGGCGTACCTCACCCGGCGGCACAATGACGCCAACGTGATGAGTCTGGCCGCCAAGTATTCGCAACTCGACAAACTCGACGAGATAGTGCGCTTGTTCCTCGAGACGGAGTTCGAGGGCGGGCGGCACGTGGCCCGGCTCGACAAGATTAAAGCCGCCGAGCGGGAAGGCTGCTGA
- the glyA gene encoding serine hydroxymethyltransferase has translation MSYLQKVDPEIYEAMVKETNRQSSKLELIASENFTSEAVMEACGGVMTNKYAEGYPSKRYYGGCEFVDVAEDLARERAKQLFGAEHANVQPHSGSSANMAVYFTVLKPGDTVMGLDLSHGGHLTHGHPINFSGILYNFIGYQVDRETETVDYDSLLEQARQVKPKMIVAGASAYPRFWDFERIRAACDEVGAYMMVDIAHIAGLVAAGLHPSPVPIADFVTTTTHKTLRGPRGGMVMCKEKYAADLDRTVMPGLQGGPLMHIIAAKAVALKEALTPEFKQYQKRVIDNARTLAEAMKSHGYRLVAGGTDTHLFLLNFIDVPNVTGKKVEKALDLAGITVNKNTVPFDPEKPFVTSGIRVGTPAVTTRGMGANEMRKIAEFMDRGIKARKDEQALGAIAEEVAAFCDRFPLYPERPHEVRA, from the coding sequence ATGTCGTACTTGCAGAAGGTAGATCCTGAGATATATGAGGCGATGGTCAAGGAGACCAACCGCCAGTCGTCCAAGCTCGAACTTATCGCATCGGAGAATTTCACCTCCGAGGCGGTGATGGAGGCCTGCGGCGGGGTGATGACGAACAAGTACGCCGAAGGTTATCCAAGCAAGCGGTACTACGGGGGTTGCGAGTTTGTGGACGTGGCCGAAGATTTGGCTCGAGAGCGGGCGAAGCAGCTTTTCGGCGCCGAGCACGCCAATGTCCAGCCGCACTCGGGTTCATCGGCCAACATGGCAGTCTATTTCACGGTCCTGAAACCGGGCGACACGGTGATGGGACTGGATTTGTCACACGGCGGCCATTTGACGCACGGTCACCCGATCAATTTCTCCGGCATCCTGTACAATTTTATCGGTTACCAGGTGGATCGCGAGACGGAGACGGTGGATTACGACAGCCTGCTGGAGCAAGCACGGCAGGTGAAACCGAAGATGATCGTGGCGGGGGCGTCGGCGTATCCGCGATTCTGGGACTTTGAACGTATCCGTGCCGCGTGTGACGAGGTCGGCGCGTATATGATGGTGGATATTGCGCATATCGCGGGGCTCGTGGCGGCGGGCCTGCACCCGTCGCCGGTTCCGATCGCCGATTTCGTGACCACCACCACGCATAAGACCCTTCGCGGTCCGCGCGGCGGCATGGTCATGTGCAAGGAGAAGTACGCCGCCGATCTCGACAGGACGGTGATGCCGGGGCTGCAGGGCGGGCCGCTGATGCATATTATCGCGGCCAAGGCGGTAGCGTTGAAGGAGGCGCTGACGCCGGAGTTCAAGCAGTATCAGAAGCGGGTTATCGACAACGCCCGCACGCTGGCTGAGGCGATGAAGTCACACGGTTACCGGCTGGTCGCCGGGGGGACCGACACGCATTTGTTCCTGCTGAACTTTATCGACGTTCCGAATGTCACCGGGAAGAAGGTGGAAAAGGCGCTCGACCTGGCCGGTATTACGGTCAATAAGAACACGGTGCCGTTCGATCCGGAGAAGCCGTTTGTCACCTCGGGTATCCGGGTGGGGACGCCGGCGGTGACCACGCGGGGGATGGGTGCGAACGAGATGCGCAAAATCGCCGAGTTTATGGACCGGGGCATCAAGGCCCGCAAGGACGAGCAGGCGCTCGGCGCCATAGCGGAGGAAGTGGCTGCGTTTTGTGACCGCTTCCCGCTCTATCCCGAGCGGCCGCACGAGGTGAGGGCATGA
- a CDS encoding MTH1187 family thiamine-binding protein — translation MIVSLAMFPTSKGTDSASTDVAKVIDLIDRSGLPYRLGAMATAIEGEWDEIMPLINRARKMLRRKHSRIYIVMTIDDRKGARNRLTGKVRSIETRLGREVNK, via the coding sequence ATGATAGTCAGTCTCGCCATGTTCCCGACGTCGAAAGGGACCGACTCGGCCTCGACCGATGTCGCCAAGGTGATCGACTTGATCGACCGGTCGGGTCTGCCATACAGGCTGGGAGCGATGGCGACGGCGATAGAGGGGGAGTGGGACGAGATTATGCCGCTAATCAACCGGGCTCGCAAGATGCTCCGTCGAAAACACAGTCGCATCTACATCGTCATGACAATTGACGATCGTAAAGGGGCGCGCAACCGACTGACCGGCAAGGTGCGGTCGATCGAAACACGGCTCGGCCGGGAGGTAAACAAGTGA
- the cutA gene encoding divalent-cation tolerance protein CutA, with amino-acid sequence MENIRVVFISIPRDEAGQFGRQLVANRLCACVNVVPKIESYFWWDGEVEKDEESLLLVKTTQDRFPELMAWVKENHPYDVPEVISVPLAGGLPEYVAWVKDETSK; translated from the coding sequence ATGGAGAACATTCGCGTCGTATTCATATCCATACCGCGCGACGAGGCCGGCCAGTTCGGCCGGCAACTCGTGGCGAACCGGCTCTGCGCGTGTGTGAATGTTGTCCCGAAGATAGAATCGTACTTCTGGTGGGACGGCGAGGTCGAGAAGGACGAGGAGTCATTGCTGCTCGTCAAGACTACCCAGGACCGATTCCCCGAACTAATGGCGTGGGTCAAAGAGAATCATCCGTACGACGTCCCCGAAGTCATCTCGGTGCCGCTGGCCGGCGGGTTGCCCGAGTATGTCGCGTGGGTCAAGGACGAGACGTCGAAGTAA
- the nrdR gene encoding transcriptional regulator NrdR, translated as MRCPHCGHEENRVVDSRPSQDGWAIRRRRECLGCRERYTTYEYVERSGMTVVKFDNRREKFDRTKLMQGIKLACNKRPVDSRQMEQAVDEIEAEISTRGKPEISSQEIGEMVMAKLKVLDEIAYVRFASVYRKFKDKEEFLEELKRLMD; from the coding sequence ATGCGCTGTCCCCACTGCGGACATGAAGAGAACCGGGTGGTTGACAGCCGTCCGTCGCAGGACGGCTGGGCGATCCGTCGTCGCCGCGAGTGTCTCGGCTGCAGGGAGCGGTATACCACCTACGAATATGTCGAGCGTTCCGGGATGACGGTGGTGAAGTTCGACAATCGCCGGGAGAAGTTCGACCGAACGAAGCTGATGCAGGGGATAAAACTGGCCTGCAACAAGCGGCCGGTCGACAGCCGGCAGATGGAGCAGGCGGTCGACGAGATCGAGGCGGAGATCAGCACGCGCGGCAAGCCCGAGATTTCGAGCCAGGAGATCGGGGAGATGGTCATGGCGAAGCTCAAGGTGCTCGACGAGATCGCCTACGTGCGTTTTGCCTCGGTCTACCGCAAGTTCAAGGACAAAGAAGAATTCCTCGAAGAGTTGAAGCGCCTGATGGACTGA
- the tatC gene encoding twin-arginine translocase subunit TatC, whose amino-acid sequence MTPRDQPDPGSDNPAGNAMPFLDHLEELRRRILKSILAVVILSGVAFYFAEDLMRFLIRPLGEVKLHVTEVSGSFYAYIKVALIFGIGGSLPVIFYQLWMFISPGLYRRERAMVLPLILLSVLLFLIGAGFCYLVVLPFALEFLIGFGGDILSPIITVSSYLGFAGMLLLSFGFGFELPILAYFMGKMGLISSRALGRFRRYAIVVILIVAAILTPTPDVFTQLLLAVPLYVLYEISIVVVRVSGRRH is encoded by the coding sequence ATGACCCCACGTGACCAACCCGATCCGGGCAGCGACAACCCGGCAGGCAACGCGATGCCGTTTCTGGATCATCTCGAAGAACTCCGTCGGCGAATCCTGAAATCGATACTTGCCGTGGTGATCCTTTCCGGGGTCGCGTTTTATTTTGCCGAAGATCTCATGCGCTTTCTGATCCGTCCGCTGGGGGAGGTGAAGCTGCATGTGACGGAAGTGTCCGGGTCGTTTTACGCGTATATCAAGGTAGCGCTCATATTCGGTATCGGCGGATCGCTGCCGGTGATCTTCTACCAGTTGTGGATGTTCATTTCGCCGGGGCTGTACCGGCGCGAGCGCGCCATGGTGCTGCCGTTGATCCTGCTGTCCGTTCTACTGTTTCTGATCGGAGCGGGTTTCTGTTACCTCGTTGTGCTGCCGTTTGCGCTGGAGTTTCTGATCGGTTTCGGGGGCGACATTCTCAGCCCGATCATCACGGTGAGCAGTTATCTCGGGTTTGCGGGGATGCTGCTCTTGTCGTTCGGATTCGGGTTCGAACTGCCGATCCTGGCCTACTTTATGGGCAAGATGGGCCTGATATCTTCGCGGGCGCTGGGGCGGTTTCGACGGTATGCTATTGTGGTCATTCTGATCGTAGCGGCGATATTGACACCGACGCCCGACGTCTTCACGCAATTGTTGCTGGCGGTTCCGCTGTATGTCCTCTACGAGATCTCGATCGTGGTGGTCCGGGTCTCGGGACGGCGTCATTAG
- a CDS encoding DUF512 domain-containing protein, which yields MKVLSIDPESPLFGYVRPGYTVLSVNGSSIRDEIDFRFKTTDERVDIVFADPSGAEVRFQFDDYSAYELGITLDDRKIKLCKNDCIFCFVLQQPQGMRRSLYLKDEDYRLSFTHGNFITLSNTTDDDIRRIIEQRLSPIYVSVHATDDKLRRCMLRNEKLAPIIPRLKELSENGITIHTQVVLCPGVNDGGQLDNTIDQLAELCPGVETLAVVPVGLTRFREGLAKLRTYGAEEAGEIIDYIESRQREFHSDLGTRFVWAADEFYVIAERAFPARADYEEMSQFENGIGMCREFITGFNRRRHRLRDLRSTRRVLFLTGRSAYAFLRRDVWPFVEKELGFDARLEAVDNHFWGEGVTVSGLLTGQDLLRHARSREYEYDAVVLPPNCLNHDDLFLDNLSLEQFERAIQKPVHVGQYDLAATLREAFQ from the coding sequence ATGAAAGTACTCAGTATAGACCCCGAATCCCCGTTGTTCGGCTATGTCCGTCCGGGTTACACCGTGCTGTCGGTGAACGGAAGTTCGATCCGCGACGAGATCGACTTTCGGTTCAAGACGACCGACGAGCGCGTTGATATTGTTTTTGCGGATCCCAGCGGGGCAGAGGTTCGGTTTCAGTTCGACGATTATTCGGCGTATGAACTGGGCATTACGCTGGACGACCGCAAGATCAAGCTGTGCAAGAACGACTGTATCTTTTGTTTCGTGCTGCAGCAGCCGCAGGGGATGCGGCGGTCGTTGTATCTCAAGGACGAGGACTATCGACTTTCCTTTACGCACGGCAATTTCATCACGCTGTCCAACACGACCGATGACGACATCAGGCGGATAATCGAGCAGCGGCTGTCTCCGATCTACGTGTCGGTTCACGCGACCGACGACAAGCTGCGCCGCTGTATGCTTCGCAACGAGAAGCTCGCGCCGATCATTCCCCGGCTGAAGGAACTGTCCGAGAACGGAATCACGATCCACACGCAGGTGGTGCTCTGTCCGGGGGTGAACGACGGCGGGCAGCTGGACAACACGATCGACCAACTCGCAGAGTTGTGTCCCGGTGTCGAGACTCTCGCGGTGGTGCCGGTCGGTTTGACCAGGTTCCGTGAGGGGCTGGCGAAGCTTCGGACGTACGGTGCGGAGGAGGCGGGGGAGATAATCGACTATATCGAGTCGCGGCAGCGGGAGTTCCATTCGGACCTCGGCACCCGTTTCGTATGGGCGGCGGACGAGTTTTACGTGATCGCGGAACGCGCATTTCCGGCGCGTGCGGACTACGAGGAGATGAGTCAGTTCGAGAACGGCATCGGCATGTGCCGCGAGTTCATCACCGGCTTCAACCGTCGGCGACACCGACTTCGCGACCTGCGCTCGACCCGGCGCGTCTTGTTTCTGACGGGGCGGTCGGCGTACGCGTTTCTTCGGCGCGACGTTTGGCCGTTTGTCGAGAAGGAGCTCGGGTTCGATGCGCGACTCGAAGCGGTTGACAACCACTTCTGGGGGGAGGGGGTGACGGTGTCCGGCCTTTTGACGGGGCAGGATCTGCTTCGGCATGCCCGGAGCCGGGAGTACGAGTACGACGCGGTTGTGTTGCCTCCCAACTGCCTCAATCACGACGATCTGTTCCTGGACAATCTTTCGCTCGAGCAGTTCGAACGGGCTATTCAGAAGCCCGTGCATGTCGGCCAGTACGATCTGGCGGCGACCCTCAGAGAAGCGTTCCAATGA
- the der gene encoding ribosome biogenesis GTPase Der — MRLSTVAIVGRPNVGKSSLFNRCIRQRLAVVDSQPGVTRDRNYAVCDWAGREFRLVDTGGIVPGSADLMEKLIADQVEFALSECDLVLLVVDTQVGVDPTERQIASRLHQTGRPCLLIANKSDNDILQNDIYDFLSLGLGEPLPVSATVGRGIGEMLDAIVARLPVPDEDEKSEEGVIRVALVGRPNVGKSSFINKLIGQDRLIVSPIAGTTRDAVDTPVEIEGRAYRYVFIDTAGLRKKYKVKESLEFFTTLRTTRAIENSDVSIVLTDADAGIGVQDQHIIEQIIETRRAGILAVNKWDVIEKDDMTAVRFEKTIRERIAKYDFLPIIFISALTGQRVFKVLDLVDKVYEQHNRTISTTELNDFLQAAFAHRKPPAKQRRFIQMKYITQTETAPPTFVIFTNHPELVDKSYIAYLINQLRQRFGFEGVPIRLKFRQK; from the coding sequence ATGAGACTGTCCACGGTCGCAATTGTCGGCCGGCCCAATGTCGGCAAGTCATCGCTGTTCAACCGCTGTATCCGGCAGCGGCTGGCGGTGGTTGATTCACAGCCGGGGGTTACTCGCGACCGGAATTATGCGGTGTGCGACTGGGCGGGGAGGGAGTTTCGGCTGGTCGATACGGGGGGAATCGTGCCGGGGAGCGCCGATCTGATGGAGAAGCTGATCGCGGACCAGGTGGAGTTTGCGCTGAGCGAATGTGACCTGGTGCTGCTGGTTGTCGACACGCAAGTGGGGGTAGATCCGACGGAGCGGCAGATCGCATCGCGGCTTCACCAGACCGGCCGTCCGTGTCTTTTGATCGCCAACAAGTCCGACAACGATATCCTGCAGAACGACATTTACGATTTTCTGAGTCTCGGCCTGGGTGAGCCTTTGCCTGTTTCGGCCACGGTGGGGCGGGGGATCGGCGAGATGCTGGATGCGATCGTGGCGCGCCTGCCTGTGCCGGATGAGGACGAAAAATCAGAGGAGGGGGTGATTCGGGTGGCGCTGGTGGGCCGGCCGAACGTGGGCAAATCGTCGTTCATAAACAAGCTTATCGGGCAGGATCGGCTTATCGTGTCGCCGATCGCCGGGACGACGCGCGACGCGGTCGATACGCCGGTGGAGATAGAGGGGCGAGCGTACCGGTACGTGTTTATCGACACCGCGGGCCTTCGGAAGAAATACAAGGTCAAGGAGTCGCTGGAGTTTTTCACGACGCTTCGCACCACGCGGGCGATCGAGAACAGCGACGTCTCGATCGTACTGACCGACGCCGACGCCGGGATCGGGGTTCAGGACCAGCACATAATCGAGCAGATAATCGAGACGCGCCGGGCGGGGATACTGGCGGTGAACAAGTGGGACGTGATCGAGAAGGACGACATGACGGCGGTGCGGTTCGAGAAGACGATCCGCGAGCGGATTGCCAAGTACGACTTTCTGCCGATCATATTCATCTCAGCGCTGACGGGCCAGCGCGTGTTCAAAGTGCTCGACCTCGTGGACAAGGTTTACGAGCAGCACAATCGGACAATTTCGACCACTGAGTTGAACGATTTCCTTCAGGCGGCGTTTGCGCACCGCAAGCCGCCCGCAAAGCAGCGGCGGTTTATCCAGATGAAATACATAACGCAGACGGAGACGGCTCCGCCGACGTTCGTCATTTTCACCAATCATCCCGAGCTGGTCGACAAGTCTTATATCGCCTATCTGATCAATCAGCTTCGCCAGCGGTTCGGATTCGAGGGCGTGCCGATTCGGTTGAAGTTCCGCCAGAAGTAA
- a CDS encoding PP2C family protein-serine/threonine phosphatase, with translation MKTTADSRHIIEQLEDRLAAQKAQLRDLAMMGTVITSIHETDAVLSVVMDMALRLVDGEVGLVMTDETGSLRQKVAWGVGEQFLKTLMYRDELDLPTWVFTRREAVVLSDLDLVSEEGMRLESLIALPIKTSGKCLGVMAIVNKSFGGNFDENDREALEMLLNFVAVALDNSLLIKEQLKQQRREQEMAIARQVQETILPHGSWKIPGMEIGAVYFPAREVGGDFYDIIPIDDSRFIAVIGDVSNKGVPAALVMSACSGIINTIIDGHPDITVSALAAKLNDILATVVIGEREMFVTLFFCRFDLEAQRLTYCNAGHLPGLYWDNAETAICELSEGGPIVGQFEGISFKEGSRPLGSGDRLFLFTDGLTEAEDSSGNLFGRERAEQVFSAEIGLPPHEFCLRVKEWVDRYQEGTGEETHDDFTILQLKVE, from the coding sequence ATGAAGACGACGGCCGACAGTCGCCATATAATAGAGCAGCTTGAAGATCGGCTGGCGGCGCAAAAGGCGCAGCTTCGCGATCTCGCCATGATGGGCACGGTCATCACATCGATCCACGAGACGGATGCGGTGCTGTCGGTGGTGATGGATATGGCACTGCGGCTGGTCGACGGCGAGGTGGGGCTTGTCATGACGGACGAGACGGGCTCGCTCAGGCAGAAGGTGGCGTGGGGGGTGGGGGAGCAGTTCCTGAAGACACTGATGTACCGTGACGAGCTTGATTTGCCGACGTGGGTATTCACGCGCCGCGAGGCGGTGGTGCTGTCGGATCTGGATCTCGTGTCTGAAGAGGGGATGCGGCTGGAGTCGCTGATAGCGCTGCCGATCAAGACGAGCGGCAAATGTCTGGGCGTCATGGCGATCGTCAACAAGTCGTTCGGCGGGAATTTCGATGAGAACGACCGCGAGGCGCTGGAGATGCTGCTGAATTTCGTGGCGGTTGCGCTCGACAATTCGCTGCTGATCAAAGAGCAGCTCAAGCAGCAGCGGCGCGAGCAGGAGATGGCGATAGCGCGGCAGGTACAGGAGACGATTCTTCCACACGGATCGTGGAAGATCCCGGGAATGGAGATAGGGGCGGTATATTTTCCGGCGCGGGAGGTCGGGGGGGACTTCTACGACATCATCCCGATCGACGATTCGCGGTTTATCGCGGTAATCGGCGACGTTTCCAACAAGGGAGTACCGGCAGCGCTGGTGATGTCGGCTTGTTCGGGAATCATAAATACCATTATCGACGGTCATCCCGACATCACCGTCTCGGCCCTGGCGGCGAAGCTGAATGACATTCTCGCAACCGTCGTGATCGGCGAGCGGGAGATGTTCGTCACGCTGTTTTTCTGCCGGTTTGATCTCGAAGCCCAGAGGCTGACCTACTGCAACGCGGGTCATCTTCCGGGGCTGTACTGGGATAATGCGGAGACAGCGATATGCGAGCTGTCCGAAGGGGGGCCGATAGTCGGTCAGTTTGAGGGGATATCGTTCAAGGAGGGGAGCCGGCCGTTAGGTTCGGGCGACCGGTTGTTTTTGTTCACCGACGGTTTGACCGAAGCCGAGGATTCTTCGGGCAACCTGTTTGGACGCGAGCGTGCCGAACAGGTGTTTTCGGCTGAGATCGGTCTGCCGCCTCACGAGTTCTGCCTTCGGGTAAAGGAGTGGGTCGACCGCTATCAGGAGGGGACCGGTGAGGAGACACACGACGATTTTACGATTCTTCAGTTGAAGGTGGAGTGA
- a CDS encoding ATP-binding protein, translated as MARYAFTYASVPESEGRMMDELTSAVEGEGLSAGLRQAVLVAVSEAFTNALTHGNRYDPLKRIWIELSVNDSQVIADIKDQGRGGLAGIDRQQPPDQLSESGRGMGLIRHYSDRVELMETSSGGLHVHIEFDRKNEKVIST; from the coding sequence ATGGCGAGGTATGCGTTTACCTATGCCTCCGTGCCCGAATCGGAAGGCAGGATGATGGATGAGCTGACGTCGGCCGTGGAGGGCGAGGGGCTGTCGGCGGGTCTTCGGCAGGCGGTCCTGGTGGCGGTTTCCGAGGCGTTCACGAACGCGTTGACGCACGGCAACCGGTACGATCCGCTCAAGCGAATCTGGATCGAATTGTCAGTGAATGATTCGCAGGTCATAGCCGATATAAAGGATCAGGGTCGCGGAGGGCTGGCGGGCATCGACCGCCAGCAGCCTCCGGATCAGCTGTCGGAGAGTGGACGCGGGATGGGCCTGATTCGGCACTATTCGGACCGTGTCGAACTGATGGAAACATCCTCGGGGGGGCTCCACGTGCATATCGAGTTTGACCGGAAGAACGAGAAAGTGATATCGACATAA
- a CDS encoding STAS domain-containing protein: protein MDISAHEQNGIVVLNLNGRLDLASGTQLKQEIKRYLDRNVTSIHLTLAKVEFINSSGLGSLVSIMKEIRLLKGRFTMSDLASYVREIFEITQLSHIFEIYATEGEALASYQPSVTPS from the coding sequence ATGGATATCTCGGCGCACGAACAGAACGGCATCGTCGTCCTGAATCTCAACGGCAGGCTGGATTTGGCCAGCGGCACGCAGTTGAAGCAGGAGATCAAGCGGTACCTGGACCGCAACGTGACATCGATTCACCTGACGCTCGCCAAGGTGGAGTTTATCAACAGCTCCGGGCTGGGATCGCTGGTGTCAATCATGAAGGAGATCAGGCTGTTGAAGGGTCGGTTCACGATGTCGGATCTTGCCAGCTATGTCCGGGAGATATTCGAGATTACGCAGTTGTCGCATATTTTCGAGATTTATGCGACGGAGGGAGAGGCGCTGGCCTCGTATCAGCCGTCGGTAACCCCCTCCTGA